The following are from one region of the Methanococcoides methylutens genome:
- the alaS gene encoding alanine--tRNA ligase produces MLEDEYQIDFFSDNGFIRKQCPKCGKYFWTRDQDRSTCGDAPCDPYSFIGNPVFKKKMELADMREFYLKFFEEQDHTRIDRYPVIARWRDDIYLTIASIADFQPFVTSGQVPPPANPLTISQPCIRLSDLDAVGRSGRHLTTFEMMAHHAFNNQKKEIYWKDHTLELCDGLLNSLGADPMAVTYKEEPWAGGGNAGPCVETLIGGLEVATLVFMDLKQDKKGDINIKGDQYSKMDNYIVDTGYGLERFVWASKGSPTIYDAVFPGIVNELMGLAGIEHELENEEYTNILSQNARLAGLMDVSEKANLFELRKQVASSIGTTVEKLSSIMEPVESVYAITDHTRCLTFMLGDGGIPSNVKAGYLARLVIRRTLRMMKDLDIKIPISEIVQMHIDNLPEYPEFQENFDVIEDILIHEERKFADTLDRGRRMMEKSAKHYKKSGEKIPLETIIDMYDSQGIPPEISKSVASEVGVEVDLPDNFYSLVADKHSKSEEKEEKVIPFADRIAKLPKTKRLFYDEPNRMEFEGVVLDIFEKHIVLDNTLLYPEGGGQPADHGTLTVEDVVLNVVDTQIYNGVVVHTIDNIEDELHIRKGDLVVGRVDEERRMAHARHHTATHIINDAARDVLGSHIWQAGAQKFRDRARLDLSHYKRITQEELDQIELIANRTVMENKRVLSDWMDRTEAEQKYGFRLYQGGVPPGKMIRVMKVGNDIEACAGTHCTNTGLVGPIKILKTERIQDGVERLEYAAGEAAIKAMQDLETLVRDSSETLRVSAEQLPSTIERFFDEWKDLKKENTKLKDELAHVRVSQLITDAETINGIRVIAKAVTHADSDELTKTAGELTQENDVVAVLISEMDGVKIVAAAGDEAVKNGVNVGLIVKEMSAIVGGGGGGRPNMARGGGTDPSNMTGALDRGIELLKEQLE; encoded by the coding sequence ATGCTTGAAGATGAATATCAAATCGATTTTTTCTCTGATAACGGATTTATCAGAAAACAGTGTCCTAAATGTGGAAAATACTTCTGGACACGAGACCAGGACAGGTCAACATGCGGAGATGCACCATGCGACCCTTATTCATTCATAGGCAATCCCGTATTCAAGAAAAAGATGGAACTTGCCGACATGCGGGAGTTCTACCTTAAATTTTTTGAGGAACAGGATCACACCCGTATTGACAGATACCCGGTCATTGCCAGATGGAGAGACGACATTTACCTGACAATTGCATCAATTGCCGACTTCCAGCCATTTGTAACATCCGGACAGGTACCACCACCGGCAAACCCACTCACAATTTCCCAGCCATGCATCAGGCTTTCTGACCTCGATGCTGTGGGAAGAAGTGGCAGGCACCTTACCACTTTTGAAATGATGGCACACCATGCCTTCAACAATCAGAAGAAAGAGATATACTGGAAAGACCACACCCTTGAACTGTGTGATGGGCTTCTCAACTCTCTTGGTGCAGACCCAATGGCCGTCACATACAAAGAAGAACCATGGGCAGGCGGTGGAAATGCAGGACCGTGTGTGGAGACACTTATCGGCGGACTTGAGGTTGCAACTCTTGTGTTTATGGACCTGAAGCAGGACAAAAAGGGAGACATAAACATCAAGGGAGACCAGTATTCCAAGATGGATAATTACATCGTGGATACCGGATATGGCCTTGAGAGGTTCGTGTGGGCATCAAAGGGTTCACCTACCATCTATGATGCAGTCTTCCCCGGCATTGTGAACGAGCTAATGGGACTTGCAGGTATCGAGCATGAGCTTGAGAATGAAGAGTACACCAATATCCTTTCACAGAATGCACGCCTGGCAGGGCTCATGGATGTCAGTGAAAAAGCAAACCTGTTCGAATTGAGGAAACAGGTCGCATCCAGCATCGGAACTACCGTGGAAAAACTCAGCTCCATAATGGAACCTGTGGAAAGCGTCTACGCAATCACAGATCACACAAGATGCCTCACATTCATGCTCGGTGACGGTGGCATACCATCAAATGTCAAGGCAGGATACCTTGCAAGACTTGTTATACGCAGAACACTCAGGATGATGAAAGACCTTGACATCAAGATCCCCATCTCTGAGATCGTGCAGATGCATATCGACAACCTGCCGGAATATCCTGAATTCCAGGAGAACTTCGATGTCATAGAGGATATTCTGATCCACGAGGAACGCAAGTTCGCGGACACACTTGACCGTGGCAGGAGAATGATGGAGAAGTCTGCAAAGCACTATAAAAAGAGTGGAGAAAAGATCCCTCTTGAGACCATAATCGACATGTATGACAGTCAGGGAATCCCACCAGAGATCTCAAAGTCTGTTGCATCAGAGGTCGGCGTGGAGGTAGACCTTCCGGACAATTTCTATTCACTGGTAGCAGATAAGCACAGCAAGTCCGAAGAGAAAGAAGAAAAGGTCATTCCTTTTGCAGACAGGATCGCAAAGTTGCCAAAGACAAAGCGCCTGTTCTATGACGAGCCCAACAGGATGGAGTTCGAAGGTGTTGTCCTTGACATATTTGAGAAGCATATCGTACTTGATAATACTCTACTCTACCCGGAGGGTGGCGGACAGCCAGCTGATCACGGAACATTGACCGTTGAGGATGTTGTACTTAATGTGGTGGACACCCAGATATACAACGGAGTGGTGGTCCATACCATTGATAATATCGAGGATGAACTGCACATAAGGAAAGGCGACCTTGTGGTCGGCAGGGTTGATGAAGAACGCCGTATGGCACATGCAAGACATCACACTGCGACCCACATAATCAATGATGCTGCAAGGGATGTCCTTGGAAGCCATATCTGGCAGGCAGGTGCCCAGAAGTTCAGGGACAGGGCGCGCCTTGACCTTTCACACTACAAACGTATCACACAGGAAGAGCTGGACCAGATCGAGCTGATCGCAAACCGCACCGTCATGGAGAACAAACGTGTGCTTAGTGACTGGATGGACAGGACAGAGGCAGAACAGAAATACGGATTCCGCCTTTACCAGGGTGGCGTACCCCCAGGAAAGATGATACGCGTCATGAAGGTAGGCAATGACATCGAGGCATGTGCAGGTACCCACTGTACGAACACAGGACTTGTGGGCCCAATCAAGATACTGAAGACAGAACGCATACAGGACGGTGTCGAACGTCTGGAATATGCTGCGGGAGAAGCTGCTATCAAAGCAATGCAGGATCTCGAAACACTTGTGCGCGATTCATCCGAAACACTGCGCGTATCAGCAGAACAACTGCCATCTACCATCGAGAGGTTCTTTGATGAATGGAAGGACCTCAAGAAAGAGAACACAAAGCTCAAAGATGAGCTTGCTCATGTAAGGGTAAGCCAGCTGATCACAGACGCTGAGACCATCAACGGCATCAGGGTGATCGCAAAGGCGGTCACGCATGCAGATAGTGATGAACTCACAAAAACAGCCGGTGAACTGACACAGGAGAATGATGTCGTTGCTGTGCTGATAAGCGAGATGGACGGTGTTAAGATCGTGGCAGCAGCTGGCGATGAAGCTGTTAAGAACGGCGTCAACGTTGGCTTGATCGTCAAAGAGATGTCCGCAATTGTCGGCGGCGGTGGCGGAGGACGTCCTAACATGGCCCGCGGTGGAGGAACTGACCCATCAAACATGACCGGCGCTCTGGATCGCGGCATTGAGCTGTTAAAAGAACAGCTCGAATGA
- a CDS encoding response regulator transcription factor → MSAEETDEIMGTLCKELTTKNALLLAPINVFSERMIYHYTHSAMKFDPSRNIVWLCLKTSRKHVLEKFEEYGLEVDEFMERMWFIDTEGPGKNDPNTFYCNSVTDYIKIGSHTSKIFGQKPGSILVLDDLTVLSKDNLQIVENFIKFLERNVRENQGSIISMLGKGALPAETEGLMRSFFEVIIDITEQGKLHTDIGMNILDARYTIVDGKIDLSYSQKKMQKERLKILVVDDEPDIPELIRLSLATEPYDFLIAYSGEEAVKKAIEEVPDLILLDIMMPDMDGYEVVEKLKQNSDAQDIAVIMVSAKTEVEDKLKGMQLGIDDYISKPFDKREINARIKMVMKRFGWEPKETDSN, encoded by the coding sequence ATGTCTGCAGAAGAAACTGATGAGATCATGGGCACGCTTTGTAAGGAACTAACCACAAAGAATGCATTATTGTTAGCACCGATCAATGTGTTCAGTGAAAGGATGATCTATCATTACACGCATTCTGCAATGAAGTTTGATCCTTCGCGCAACATTGTATGGCTTTGCCTTAAGACCTCCAGGAAACATGTTCTTGAAAAATTTGAAGAATACGGTCTTGAAGTCGATGAGTTTATGGAAAGAATGTGGTTCATTGATACAGAGGGGCCTGGCAAGAACGACCCTAATACATTTTATTGCAATTCTGTGACAGATTACATAAAGATCGGTTCACATACATCAAAGATATTTGGTCAAAAGCCCGGATCTATCCTCGTCCTTGACGACCTTACAGTACTTTCCAAGGACAACCTGCAGATAGTAGAGAATTTTATTAAATTCCTTGAACGAAATGTTCGTGAAAATCAGGGCAGTATCATCTCCATGCTTGGAAAAGGCGCCCTTCCGGCTGAGACCGAAGGCCTGATGCGATCTTTCTTTGAAGTGATCATTGATATTACGGAACAGGGTAAATTGCATACAGACATCGGAATGAACATTCTTGATGCCCGCTATACCATCGTTGATGGAAAGATCGACCTGAGCTACAGTCAGAAAAAGATGCAAAAGGAAAGACTGAAGATCCTCGTCGTGGACGACGAACCAGATATTCCTGAACTGATCAGACTCTCACTTGCCACAGAACCCTACGATTTCCTGATAGCATATAGCGGAGAAGAAGCTGTAAAGAAAGCCATCGAGGAAGTTCCCGACCTGATCCTGCTGGATATCATGATGCCGGACATGGATGGATATGAGGTCGTAGAGAAACTCAAGCAGAACAGCGATGCTCAGGATATTGCAGTCATAATGGTCTCTGCAAAGACAGAGGTAGAGGACAAGCTCAAAGGTATGCAGCTTGGAATCGATGACTACATCTCAAAACCATTTGATAAAAGGGAGATCAATGCCCGTATCAAGATGGTCATGAAAAGGTTTGGCTGGGAACCAAAAGAAACAGATTCCAACTAA